The following coding sequences are from one Selenomonas sputigena ATCC 35185 window:
- a CDS encoding TatD family hydrolase: MELIDSHAHLDGEKFADDRAAVVERALAAGVVKIITMGDSLESSARSVALTEEFESVYAAVGIHPEEVEPMTAATDDRLAAWAAQEKVVAIGEIGLDYYWEKDEEKRALQRAIFVRQLDLARQLRLPVCIHDREAHGDMMKILKTEGRGLRGVLHCYSGSWEMAAELLKGDWYFGIDGPLTYKNAAKLPEIVQRLPAERILVETDSPYLSPMPFRGKRNEPAHVLYVAKKAAELRGESLEAFARATRENTRDLYGI; the protein is encoded by the coding sequence TCTCGACGGTGAGAAGTTCGCGGATGATCGCGCCGCCGTCGTTGAGCGTGCACTGGCAGCTGGCGTCGTGAAGATCATCACGATGGGCGACAGTCTCGAATCCTCGGCGCGGAGCGTCGCGCTCACGGAGGAGTTTGAGTCGGTCTATGCGGCGGTCGGCATCCATCCCGAGGAGGTGGAGCCGATGACGGCGGCGACGGACGACCGGCTTGCCGCATGGGCGGCGCAGGAGAAGGTCGTCGCCATCGGCGAGATCGGGCTCGACTATTATTGGGAGAAGGACGAGGAGAAGCGTGCGCTGCAGCGTGCGATCTTCGTGCGCCAGCTCGATCTCGCGCGTCAGCTCAGGCTGCCCGTCTGCATCCACGACCGCGAGGCACACGGCGACATGATGAAGATCCTCAAGACGGAGGGCAGAGGGCTTCGCGGCGTGCTGCACTGCTACTCGGGAAGCTGGGAGATGGCGGCGGAGCTCTTGAAGGGCGACTGGTATTTCGGCATCGATGGGCCTTTGACGTACAAGAACGCCGCGAAGCTGCCCGAGATCGTGCAGCGCCTGCCGGCGGAGCGCATTCTCGTTGAGACAGATTCCCCCTACCTTTCTCCCATGCCGTTTCGCGGCAAACGCAACGAGCCTGCCCATGTACTCTACGTCGCCAAGAAGGCGGCGGAACTGCGCGGCGAGAGCCTTGAAGCCTTCGCACGGGCGACGCGCGAGAATACGCGCGATCTGTACGGGATTTGA
- a CDS encoding G5 and 3D domain-containing protein: MVLILGVVFTTGFTDAMRNVSIVVDGKTLEVSTRYSSPELILHQAGVEIRHKDEFQLKKSDKEEKIIVQRAVPVVIEFEGDRQKVYTTRSNVGEVLKDYGYVGDRFSAELDGATRLEKNLNIKIHDLVAEKEREEAARRAQSVETSRGAMRYVREYDMEATAYLPTDGGGNGITASGMLAERGVVAVDTDVIPLGTRLYIPGYGVAIAGDTGGAINGERIDLCMESYGEAMEFGRRWVKVYVLE; encoded by the coding sequence ATGGTGTTGATCCTCGGAGTCGTATTCACGACAGGTTTTACGGACGCGATGCGCAATGTCAGCATCGTCGTCGACGGCAAGACTTTGGAGGTAAGCACCCGATACTCAAGCCCGGAACTGATTTTGCATCAGGCAGGCGTTGAGATTAGGCACAAGGATGAGTTTCAGTTAAAGAAATCGGACAAAGAAGAAAAAATTATTGTGCAACGTGCCGTGCCGGTCGTCATTGAGTTTGAAGGCGACAGGCAGAAGGTTTATACGACCCGCAGCAATGTGGGCGAGGTGCTCAAGGACTACGGATACGTCGGCGACCGCTTCTCGGCGGAGCTGGACGGGGCAACACGACTTGAAAAGAATCTCAACATCAAGATACACGATTTGGTCGCAGAAAAAGAAAGAGAAGAAGCAGCAAGACGTGCCCAGTCTGTAGAAACATCGCGCGGCGCTATGCGCTATGTGCGTGAGTACGATATGGAAGCGACGGCCTACCTGCCGACCGACGGCGGCGGCAATGGCATCACGGCTTCCGGTATGCTCGCAGAGCGGGGCGTCGTAGCTGTGGATACGGACGTGATTCCCTTGGGAACACGCCTCTACATCCCGGGCTACGGTGTGGCCATCGCAGGGGACACGGGCGGCGCCATCAATGGCGAGCGCATCGACCTGTGTATGGAATCCTACGGTGAGGCGATGGAATTCGGCCGCCGTTGGGTCAAGGTTTATGTCTTGGAATAA
- a CDS encoding amino acid permease, translating to MQKQKEMRRGLQNRHLQMIALGGAIGTGLFYGSASTIKLAGPSVMLAYLTGGVVIFLIMRMLGEMAVEEPVSGSFSHYAAKYWGAFPGFLSGWNYWFNYVIVSMAELSVIGIYMNYWLPDLPQWLSALVTLVVITALNLAAVKAYGEMEFWLAIVKVAAIVSMIVLGLYLVFSRPETFPMNFSNLWVHDGFFPNGVWGMLLSITVVMFSFGGIELIGITAGEAADPDRSIPRAINQVIWRILIFYVGAMAVLMALWPWDEVGMEASPFVQIFSNVGIPAAAHILNFVVLTAAVSVYNSAIYSNSRMLYGLAAGGDAPKILASLSRQGVPVVGILISSGVTLLAVLLNYLFPGQVFMLFLSIAMASVIISWGTIVITHLKFRRLYAREGRRAKFRAPFFPVVNYICLAFLIMMYALMTQIPDMQFAVLVLPVWLFVLWLGYRRKKRGIS from the coding sequence ATGCAGAAACAAAAAGAAATGCGGCGCGGTCTGCAGAATCGTCATCTGCAGATGATCGCGCTCGGCGGCGCCATCGGCACGGGGCTTTTCTACGGCTCGGCGTCGACGATCAAGCTTGCGGGACCTTCCGTCATGCTCGCCTATCTGACGGGCGGCGTCGTCATCTTTCTCATCATGCGCATGCTTGGCGAGATGGCGGTCGAGGAGCCGGTGTCCGGCTCCTTCAGTCACTACGCCGCGAAGTATTGGGGCGCTTTCCCGGGCTTCCTCTCGGGCTGGAACTACTGGTTCAACTACGTCATCGTCAGCATGGCGGAGCTTTCCGTCATCGGCATCTACATGAACTACTGGCTGCCCGATCTGCCGCAGTGGCTCTCGGCGCTCGTCACGCTCGTCGTCATCACGGCGCTGAACCTCGCGGCTGTCAAGGCCTATGGCGAGATGGAATTCTGGCTTGCCATCGTCAAGGTCGCCGCCATCGTCTCGATGATCGTCCTCGGGCTGTACCTCGTCTTTTCACGCCCTGAGACATTTCCGATGAACTTCTCCAACCTCTGGGTGCACGACGGCTTCTTTCCGAATGGCGTATGGGGCATGCTGCTCTCGATCACCGTCGTCATGTTTTCCTTCGGCGGCATCGAGCTGATCGGCATCACGGCGGGAGAGGCCGCCGACCCGGATCGTTCGATTCCGCGCGCCATCAATCAGGTCATCTGGCGCATTCTCATCTTTTACGTCGGCGCGATGGCGGTGCTCATGGCGCTTTGGCCGTGGGACGAGGTAGGCATGGAGGCAAGCCCCTTCGTGCAGATCTTTTCGAACGTCGGCATCCCTGCCGCCGCGCACATCCTGAACTTCGTCGTCCTGACCGCTGCGGTATCCGTCTACAACTCGGCGATCTACAGCAACTCACGCATGCTCTACGGACTCGCTGCGGGCGGCGATGCGCCGAAAATTCTCGCGAGTCTGTCGCGTCAGGGCGTGCCCGTCGTCGGCATCCTCATCTCCTCGGGCGTGACGCTTCTCGCCGTACTCCTCAACTACCTGTTCCCCGGACAGGTATTCATGCTCTTTCTCTCCATCGCCATGGCGTCCGTCATCATCAGCTGGGGCACGATCGTCATCACGCATTTGAAATTCCGTCGCCTCTATGCGAGAGAGGGACGCAGGGCGAAATTCCGTGCCCCCTTCTTTCCCGTTGTCAACTACATCTGCCTAGCGTTCCTCATCATGATGTACGCCCTCATGACGCAGATACCCGACATGCAGTTTGCCGTCCTCGTCCTGCCCGTTTGGCTCTTCGTTCTGTGGCTCGGCTATCGCAGGAAGAAGCGCGGTATTTCCTAG